One part of the Flavobacterium johnsoniae UW101 genome encodes these proteins:
- a CDS encoding aldo/keto reductase — translation MNYRKLGKTNFNISEISLGTWQVGGKWGSGFNDKTADELINTAIDNGVNFIDTADVYENGLSETAVGRVVRSRSERIYVATKCGRQINPHVNEGYQPKVLQKFVEDSLKRTGLETLDLIQLHCPPTEVYYRPEIFEMFDRLKDQGKIQNLGVSVEKVEEALKAIEYSNVTTVQIIFNLFRQRPSQLFFSEAKKKDIGIIARVPLASGLLTGKFDAKTTFDAQDHRNFNRNGDAFDKGETFSGIDYDLGLKAVEELKALFPETTNLAPIALQWILSFNEISCIIPGASKESHVLSNLSVYDLPKLSPEKILAMNKIYEEYIKPSVHHLW, via the coding sequence ATGAACTACAGAAAACTAGGAAAAACCAATTTTAATATCTCTGAAATCTCTCTGGGAACCTGGCAGGTTGGCGGAAAATGGGGATCAGGATTTAATGATAAAACAGCCGACGAATTAATAAATACTGCCATAGATAATGGCGTAAATTTTATTGATACGGCCGATGTTTATGAAAACGGACTAAGCGAAACTGCTGTTGGACGAGTAGTTCGTTCACGATCTGAACGTATTTATGTAGCCACAAAATGCGGACGCCAGATTAATCCGCATGTGAATGAAGGCTATCAGCCAAAAGTACTTCAAAAGTTTGTTGAAGACAGTTTAAAAAGAACTGGATTAGAAACTTTAGATTTAATTCAGCTGCACTGTCCGCCGACAGAAGTATATTACCGTCCTGAAATCTTCGAAATGTTTGATCGTTTAAAAGATCAGGGTAAAATTCAAAATTTAGGAGTAAGTGTCGAAAAAGTTGAAGAAGCTTTAAAAGCAATCGAATACTCTAATGTAACGACTGTTCAGATTATTTTTAACCTGTTTCGTCAGCGTCCGTCGCAATTATTCTTCTCAGAAGCCAAAAAGAAAGATATTGGAATCATTGCGCGTGTTCCTCTTGCCAGCGGACTTTTAACGGGTAAATTTGATGCTAAAACGACTTTTGATGCTCAGGATCATCGTAATTTCAACAGAAACGGAGATGCTTTTGATAAAGGCGAAACTTTTTCAGGAATCGATTATGATTTAGGTTTAAAAGCTGTTGAAGAATTAAAAGCACTTTTTCCTGAAACTACAAACCTCGCTCCTATTGCACTGCAATGGATTTTAAGTTTTAACGAAATAAGCTGTATTATTCCGGGAGCTTCAAAAGAAAGTCATGTACTTTCCAATTTATCTGTTTATGATCTGCCAAAATTATCTCCTGAGAAAATTTTGGCTATGAATAAAATTTACGAAGAGTATATTAAACCTTCTGTGCATCATCTTTGGTAG
- the cysM gene encoding cysteine synthase CysM — MGPQKLLNLIGNTPLMETVNLVKNKNVKLLLKLEGNNPGGSVKDRAAYNMIAAALERGEIKKGDKLIEATSGNTGIALAMIAQLFGIEIELVLPEDSTKERTQTMRAYGATVILTPAEEGIIGSRDYADKKVAQGGYLMLNQFANDDNWKAHYKTTGPEIWNDTEGTVTHFVSAMGTTGTIIGTSTYLKEKNPAIQIIGAQPSDGSQIPGIRKWPQEYLPKIFDASKVDTVVDVSEEEAREMTKRLALEEGVFAGMSSGGSVAVALKIAEQLESGVIVAVICDRGDRYLSSDLFD; from the coding sequence ATGGGTCCACAGAAACTGCTAAACCTAATTGGAAATACTCCATTAATGGAAACGGTCAATTTGGTTAAAAATAAAAACGTTAAACTTTTACTGAAACTCGAAGGAAACAATCCGGGAGGAAGCGTAAAAGACAGAGCAGCATATAACATGATTGCAGCAGCTCTTGAAAGAGGCGAAATTAAAAAAGGAGACAAATTAATTGAAGCAACAAGCGGTAATACAGGAATTGCCCTTGCTATGATTGCACAGTTGTTTGGAATAGAAATCGAATTGGTTTTACCGGAAGATTCAACAAAAGAAAGAACACAAACCATGCGTGCTTATGGCGCTACGGTTATTTTAACGCCTGCTGAAGAAGGAATTATCGGTTCAAGAGATTATGCTGATAAAAAAGTAGCACAAGGCGGATATCTTATGCTGAATCAGTTTGCAAATGATGACAACTGGAAAGCACATTACAAAACAACCGGACCAGAAATATGGAATGATACAGAAGGAACTGTAACACATTTTGTTTCGGCAATGGGAACAACCGGAACTATTATTGGAACTTCGACTTATTTAAAAGAAAAAAATCCGGCCATTCAAATTATTGGCGCACAGCCAAGCGACGGATCGCAAATACCGGGAATCCGTAAATGGCCTCAGGAATATTTACCTAAAATTTTTGATGCTTCGAAAGTAGATACTGTTGTAGATGTCAGCGAAGAAGAAGCCCGAGAAATGACCAAAAGACTAGCTCTTGAAGAAGGTGTTTTTGCCGGAATGAGCAGCGGCGGTTCTGTAGCTGTTGCCCTTAAAATTGCTGAACAATTAGAATCTGGAGTTATAGTTGCCGTTATCTGCGACCGCGGCGACAGATATTTGTCATCGGATTTATTTGACTAA
- the epsC gene encoding serine O-acetyltransferase EpsC produces MTKDNIIQNIKALKSHSNINYGIKTKTEDFTEKLFYTLFDSNAALDESIDELEIRFKEIAVLACKKPENLCESIWDRFVEKLPGVLEKLNEDAAYILENDPASNSIDEVYLGYPGFYAIAIYRLSHELYKLDLLLFSRLMSEYAHRITGTDIHAGADIASPFFIDHATGIVIGETTVIKKHVKIYQGVTLGALSVSKDMKNAKRHPTVEANVCIYANATILGGGTIIGKNSVIGGNSWVTKSIPEDSIVLNTTTTEVKIKEKK; encoded by the coding sequence GTGACAAAAGACAATATCATACAAAATATTAAGGCTTTAAAGAGCCATTCTAATATAAATTACGGTATCAAAACCAAAACTGAAGATTTTACCGAGAAGCTTTTCTATACCCTTTTTGATTCGAATGCCGCACTTGACGAAAGCATTGACGAACTTGAAATTCGTTTTAAAGAAATTGCTGTTTTAGCCTGCAAAAAACCCGAAAATCTTTGCGAATCAATCTGGGATCGCTTTGTAGAAAAACTTCCGGGCGTTTTAGAAAAATTAAACGAAGATGCTGCTTATATTCTTGAAAATGATCCGGCATCAAACAGTATCGATGAAGTTTATCTAGGATATCCTGGTTTTTATGCCATTGCAATTTACAGATTAAGCCACGAATTATACAAACTAGATCTATTGTTGTTTTCGAGATTAATGAGCGAATATGCACATAGAATTACCGGAACTGATATTCATGCTGGTGCTGATATTGCTTCGCCATTTTTTATAGATCACGCCACAGGAATCGTTATTGGCGAAACTACCGTTATTAAAAAACATGTCAAGATTTATCAAGGAGTTACTTTAGGAGCTTTAAGCGTAAGCAAAGACATGAAAAATGCCAAAAGACATCCAACCGTTGAAGCAAATGTCTGTATTTATGCCAATGCCACCATTTTGGGCGGAGGCACAATTATAGGAAAAAATAGTGTTATTGGAGGAAATTCATGGGTTACTAAATCTATTCCCGAAGATTCTATCGTATTAAACACCACTACAACAGAAGTCAAAATAAAAGAAAAAAAATAA
- a CDS encoding DUF1003 domain-containing protein yields MKNNSTFKSAISSISFPESEKIYGKSIHDPILSLIVKDHPSFCDDDSISVQELNEYRQKYISNYLSTEIGMLSDLEKNVISSLKEDKSIVSIVEDEDETRSFGQKIADKVADFGGSWTFIISFVVFIVIWIGSNVYILVNKGFDPYPFILLNLILSCIAALQAPVIMMSQNRQEEKDRNRAKKDYMINLKSELEIRMIHDKIDHLIMHQQQELIEIQKVQIEMMNDILNQVKK; encoded by the coding sequence ATGAAAAACAATTCAACTTTTAAAAGTGCGATTTCTAGTATTTCTTTTCCCGAAAGCGAGAAAATTTACGGTAAATCGATTCATGATCCAATTTTAAGCCTTATTGTAAAAGATCATCCTTCTTTTTGTGATGATGATTCTATTTCGGTTCAGGAATTAAATGAATACCGTCAAAAGTATATTTCGAATTATTTGTCTACTGAGATAGGAATGCTTTCTGATCTTGAGAAAAATGTTATTTCGTCATTAAAAGAAGACAAATCGATTGTAAGCATTGTTGAAGATGAAGATGAAACGAGAAGTTTTGGTCAAAAAATAGCCGATAAAGTGGCAGATTTTGGCGGAAGCTGGACGTTTATAATTTCTTTTGTTGTTTTTATTGTCATTTGGATTGGCTCAAATGTTTATATTTTGGTTAACAAAGGTTTTGATCCGTATCCGTTTATTTTATTGAATTTAATTTTATCATGTATTGCGGCACTTCAGGCTCCGGTAATCATGATGAGCCAAAACCGTCAGGAAGAAAAAGACCGAAACCGCGCTAAAAAAGATTACATGATTAATCTGAAATCTGAATTAGAAATTAGAATGATTCACGATAAAATTGATCATCTTATTATGCATCAGCAGCAAGAATTAATTGAAATTCAAAAAGTGCAGATCGAAATGATGAATGATATTTTGAACCAGGTTAAGAAGTAA
- a CDS encoding DUF2752 domain-containing protein, producing MIPCPFKKLFGFECLGCGFQRSLFLLFKGEFSAAFYMYPAIYTTLLFLVLVGLYFLDKSRNYHKIIWKAATLNIIFMCIGYIYKHFYI from the coding sequence ATGATCCCCTGCCCGTTTAAAAAACTCTTTGGTTTTGAGTGTCTGGGCTGTGGTTTTCAACGCTCTTTATTCTTACTTTTTAAAGGCGAATTTTCGGCAGCATTTTATATGTATCCGGCAATTTACACAACTCTTCTTTTTTTAGTTTTAGTTGGTTTATATTTTTTGGATAAATCCAGAAATTATCACAAAATAATATGGAAAGCAGCAACCCTGAATATCATTTTTATGTGCATTGGTTACATCTATAAACACTTTTATATTTAA
- a CDS encoding Smr/MutS family protein, translated as MLTKGDKVSVLDEAINGTVVSVKNNEVLIETEDGFTMTFFVNELVKIQDSSDLMNSIKRINLEEVTKEKTEPKPRSFVKEKKDKRDVAVPEFDLHIEKLVPNKRGMSNYDILTLQTETAKRHIEFAIRNRIPKIVFIHGVGEGILKAELDFLLGRYDGIDFQDANYQKYGLGATEVYIRQSNK; from the coding sequence ATGTTGACTAAAGGAGATAAAGTTTCGGTTTTAGACGAGGCAATAAACGGAACTGTGGTTTCGGTTAAAAACAATGAAGTTTTAATAGAAACTGAAGACGGATTTACGATGACATTTTTTGTCAATGAATTAGTTAAAATACAAGATTCCAGTGATTTAATGAATTCTATTAAAAGAATTAATTTAGAAGAAGTTACAAAAGAGAAAACTGAGCCTAAACCGAGAAGTTTTGTAAAAGAAAAGAAGGATAAACGCGATGTTGCAGTTCCAGAATTTGATTTACATATCGAAAAACTGGTTCCAAATAAACGAGGAATGTCAAATTATGATATCCTGACTCTGCAGACTGAAACTGCAAAAAGACATATTGAATTTGCGATACGAAACCGCATTCCAAAAATTGTTTTTATTCACGGTGTCGGCGAAGGAATTTTAAAAGCCGAACTTGATTTTTTATTAGGCCGTTATGACGGAATTGATTTTCAGGATGCGAATTATCAAAAATACGGCTTAGGTGCAACCGAAGTTTATATTCGTCAGAGTAACAAATAA
- a CDS encoding cysteine desulfurase family protein has product MKKVYLDNASTTAMRPEVVQEMTKIMSEDFGNPSSTHSFGRNAKTILELSRKTIAKYLNCSAQEILFTSGGTEADNWILRSAVEDLKVERIITSRIEHHAVLYTVLALQSDYNIQVDYVNVNTDGSIDLTHLSNLLSDEKKTIVSLMHVNNETGTILDLERVSVICKQYNALFHSDTVQSVGKTEIDLQKTSVDFILASAHKFHGPKGIGFAFIRKNTGLQPLIFGGEQEKGLRAGTEAVHQIAGMAKALSLSYENLDQERNYISDLKKYLIQQLEIEFPGFRINGKKDDFYNIINITLPFSSDKTSMLLFSLDMKGIAVSRGSACQSGSIKPSHVLKEMLSEADLKLPNLRISFSHYNTREDIDWLIESLKNV; this is encoded by the coding sequence ATGAAAAAAGTATATCTCGATAACGCCTCAACTACTGCGATGCGTCCAGAAGTTGTTCAGGAAATGACTAAAATTATGAGTGAAGATTTTGGAAATCCATCATCTACACATAGTTTTGGACGTAATGCAAAAACAATTTTAGAACTTTCAAGAAAAACTATTGCTAAATATTTAAATTGTTCTGCACAGGAAATTCTTTTTACTTCGGGCGGGACTGAAGCTGATAACTGGATTTTAAGATCGGCAGTTGAAGATCTTAAGGTAGAACGTATTATTACTTCAAGAATTGAACATCATGCCGTTTTATACACTGTTTTGGCTTTACAGTCTGATTATAATATTCAGGTTGATTATGTAAATGTAAATACTGACGGAAGCATTGATTTAACGCATCTGTCTAATTTATTATCTGACGAAAAGAAGACAATCGTTAGTTTAATGCATGTAAACAACGAAACAGGAACTATTTTAGATTTAGAAAGAGTAAGTGTTATTTGCAAGCAATATAATGCCTTATTTCATTCAGATACAGTTCAGTCAGTTGGTAAAACAGAAATTGATCTTCAAAAAACTTCTGTAGACTTTATTTTAGCAAGCGCACATAAATTTCATGGACCAAAAGGTATTGGTTTTGCTTTTATTCGAAAAAATACTGGTTTACAGCCTTTAATTTTTGGAGGTGAGCAGGAAAAAGGATTGCGTGCTGGGACAGAAGCAGTGCATCAAATTGCCGGAATGGCTAAAGCGCTGTCTCTTTCTTATGAAAATTTAGATCAGGAGAGAAATTATATTTCTGATTTAAAGAAATATCTAATACAACAATTAGAAATTGAATTTCCGGGTTTTAGAATAAACGGGAAAAAGGATGATTTTTATAATATTATAAATATTACACTGCCATTTTCTTCAGATAAAACTTCTATGCTTTTGTTTAGTTTGGATATGAAGGGGATTGCTGTTTCTAGAGGAAGTGCCTGTCAGTCAGGAAGTATAAAGCCTTCGCATGTTTTAAAAGAAATGCTTTCAGAAGCTGACTTAAAACTGCCAAATCTCAGAATTTCATTTAGTCATTACAATACAAGAGAAGATATCGACTGGCTGATTGAGAGTTTAAAAAATGTTTAA
- a CDS encoding L-threonylcarbamoyladenylate synthase produces the protein MDTINQEIINAYEVIKEGGIILYPTDTVWGIGCDATNPEAVAKIYKLKQRAETQSMIVLMNGEKMMYNVFKNIPEVAWQILDLSEKPTTLILDDARNVAHNVISADKSLGVRLVKEPFCYKLMERMKKPLVSTSANISGQPTPMSFKEISPEIINGVDYVVKLNQDKVAGKPSTIIKLTNDSQVKIIRK, from the coding sequence ATGGATACTATAAATCAAGAAATAATCAACGCTTACGAAGTTATAAAAGAAGGCGGAATCATACTTTATCCAACTGATACCGTTTGGGGAATTGGCTGTGATGCGACGAATCCGGAAGCTGTTGCAAAAATATACAAGTTAAAACAACGTGCCGAAACACAAAGCATGATCGTTTTAATGAATGGAGAAAAAATGATGTACAATGTTTTTAAGAATATTCCCGAAGTCGCATGGCAGATTTTAGATTTATCTGAAAAACCAACAACATTAATCCTGGACGATGCCAGAAATGTAGCTCACAATGTTATTTCTGCAGATAAATCACTTGGAGTTAGATTAGTAAAAGAGCCTTTTTGCTACAAACTAATGGAAAGAATGAAAAAACCTTTGGTTTCTACATCGGCAAATATTTCCGGACAGCCAACACCAATGTCTTTTAAAGAGATCAGTCCTGAAATTATTAATGGAGTCGATTATGTCGTAAAACTAAATCAGGATAAAGTTGCCGGAAAACCTTCGACAATTATAAAACTGACAAATGATTCTCAGGTAAAAATTATTCGAAAATAG
- a CDS encoding glycosyltransferase family 4 protein, whose product MMKIILDSQAFNYQKYGGVSRYYTEIFSILSKKDNLEIITPWFYTRNIYYKESVLYNKTQKQNTFFLELLSKLGISIRKKSKKLNYSRTINRLNSKDTFDVFVPTYYDPYFLNLINGKPFVLTVYDMIHELFPEYFSDADELKKNKLLLIEKAAKIIAVSQNTKKDILTLYPHIDESKIEVIYHGTSIKVNENTEADLPENYILYVGSRSDYKNFKFLADSIKVLLKNNPNLFLVCAGGGKFDKEEIEFIKSLDLEKQILQLDFKEHELGYFYKKAKCFVFPSLYEGFGIPVLESMACECPVVLGNHSSFPEVAGNAGVYFDVNSKDDLRNKIQSLLENEAMRIEFSLKGIEQIKRFTWENAAQQCLDLYKKSVQIN is encoded by the coding sequence ATGATGAAAATAATCCTCGATTCGCAAGCTTTTAATTACCAGAAATATGGAGGGGTTTCAAGATATTATACAGAGATTTTTTCTATTCTTTCTAAAAAAGACAACTTAGAAATTATTACGCCTTGGTTTTATACAAGAAATATATATTACAAGGAAAGTGTGCTCTACAATAAGACACAGAAGCAAAACACTTTTTTTTTAGAGCTTTTATCTAAATTAGGAATTAGTATTAGGAAGAAAAGTAAAAAACTAAACTATTCCAGAACTATTAATAGATTGAATTCAAAGGATACTTTTGATGTATTTGTACCAACATACTACGATCCTTATTTTTTGAATTTAATAAATGGAAAGCCTTTCGTTTTAACAGTTTACGATATGATTCATGAGCTCTTTCCCGAATACTTTTCTGATGCAGATGAACTGAAAAAAAATAAATTATTATTAATCGAAAAGGCCGCAAAAATTATTGCTGTTTCTCAAAATACAAAAAAAGACATTTTAACATTGTATCCTCATATAGATGAATCAAAAATAGAAGTCATCTATCATGGTACATCAATTAAAGTGAATGAAAATACTGAGGCGGATTTACCAGAAAATTATATTCTATATGTTGGTTCCAGATCAGATTATAAAAACTTTAAATTTTTAGCAGATTCTATAAAAGTACTTTTAAAGAATAATCCGAATTTGTTTTTAGTTTGTGCAGGAGGAGGAAAATTTGATAAGGAGGAAATCGAATTTATAAAAAGTTTAGATTTAGAAAAACAAATATTGCAGCTGGATTTTAAAGAACATGAATTGGGATATTTTTATAAAAAAGCAAAATGTTTTGTGTTTCCTTCCCTTTATGAAGGTTTTGGAATTCCTGTGTTAGAATCGATGGCTTGCGAATGCCCGGTGGTTTTAGGAAATCATAGTTCTTTTCCTGAGGTGGCAGGAAATGCAGGAGTTTATTTTGATGTTAATAGTAAAGATGATTTAAGAAACAAGATTCAAAGTCTTCTTGAAAATGAAGCAATGAGAATAGAATTTTCATTAAAAGGTATCGAACAAATTAAAAGGTTTACTTGGGAAAACGCCGCACAGCAATGTCTAGATCTTTATAAAAAGTCAGTTCAAATTAATTAG
- a CDS encoding glycosyltransferase family 2 protein: MSVISVITVNFNDKNGLQKTLESVTNQSYKDFEFIVIDGGSTDGSKELIEEYQDKITYWVSEKDSGVFNAMNKGIKAATGEFVIFMNGGDCFNDNLVLQDNVSSLTSEYDIYYGDNYKQSNGSKRLKTYTEKLHFSFFYTSSINHQSTFIRKSLFDKYFYYNENYKIASDWEFFVYTICHQNVAYKYLKKTIAIYDFTGISSNPKFRDLYNEEKKQTFQKYFPAFADDYKEVEVLNSKRFLQFQHIRKNKLSWKLLKGFISILLLFLPKIGKK; this comes from the coding sequence ATGAGTGTAATATCTGTAATAACTGTAAATTTTAATGATAAAAATGGATTGCAGAAAACACTTGAAAGTGTTACTAATCAATCATACAAAGATTTTGAATTCATTGTAATAGATGGAGGAAGTACGGATGGAAGTAAAGAATTGATTGAAGAATATCAAGACAAAATTACATATTGGGTTAGTGAAAAAGATAGTGGTGTTTTTAATGCCATGAATAAGGGGATTAAAGCTGCAACAGGAGAATTTGTAATATTTATGAATGGTGGAGACTGCTTTAATGATAATTTGGTATTACAAGATAATGTTTCAAGTCTGACATCTGAATATGATATTTATTATGGCGACAATTATAAACAAAGTAATGGATCAAAAAGACTAAAAACATATACTGAAAAACTTCATTTTTCTTTTTTTTATACAAGTTCTATCAATCATCAGTCAACATTTATAAGAAAAAGTCTTTTTGATAAATATTTTTATTATAACGAAAATTATAAAATTGCTTCAGATTGGGAATTTTTTGTTTACACTATATGTCATCAAAATGTTGCTTACAAGTATTTAAAGAAAACTATTGCCATTTATGATTTTACAGGAATCTCTTCAAATCCAAAATTTAGAGATTTGTATAATGAAGAAAAAAAACAAACTTTTCAAAAATATTTTCCCGCATTTGCGGATGACTATAAAGAAGTTGAAGTTTTAAATTCAAAAAGATTCTTACAATTTCAGCATATAAGAAAAAATAAACTCAGCTGGAAGTTATTAAAAGGGTTTATTAGTATATTATTGTTATTTTTGCCTAAAATTGGAAAGAAATAA
- a CDS encoding glycosyltransferase family 4 protein, whose translation MPPKIFLETHNISNRAAGLGTFNYELVKGLSALDFKDYELILNTPEPDILKEEFKAKFKYHKYSSLSRHPLFRVRKKHDLWHSVNQNTKVEPFSCNKYLLTIHDVHFIEEVSPDPNHRLNRLFRAKLEKSTAITYISEFAKSETHKNFNVPDVPEYVIHNGNPISTVLDTSKYITNIPVDRPFFYAIGDFLERKNYQSIVNMMRHVKDFNLIISGNNDKKYGDKIKQLIADNGLTKRVFLTGKVSEEGKQFFMKNCTAFLFPSIREGFGLPPIEAMSFGKPTFLSNKTSLPEIGGEASIYWDNFDPEYMTNVLIEGLHDYETNKTEREAIIKKRAADFDWKRTAADYFDVYRSILE comes from the coding sequence ATGCCACCTAAGATTTTTCTGGAAACACATAATATAAGCAATCGGGCAGCTGGCTTAGGAACTTTCAATTATGAACTGGTAAAAGGTTTATCTGCTTTGGATTTTAAAGATTATGAACTAATTTTAAACACTCCTGAGCCTGATATTTTAAAAGAGGAATTCAAAGCTAAATTTAAATATCACAAATACAGTAGCTTATCAAGACATCCGTTATTTAGAGTTCGTAAAAAACACGATTTATGGCACTCTGTAAATCAAAATACTAAAGTCGAACCTTTTTCTTGTAATAAATATCTGTTAACTATTCATGATGTTCATTTTATTGAAGAAGTTTCTCCAGATCCTAATCATAGACTGAATCGATTATTTAGGGCTAAACTTGAAAAATCAACTGCCATAACTTATATCTCAGAGTTTGCAAAGTCTGAGACCCATAAAAATTTTAATGTGCCAGATGTTCCAGAATATGTAATTCATAACGGAAATCCGATTTCTACAGTATTAGACACATCTAAATACATTACAAATATTCCTGTTGACAGGCCTTTTTTCTATGCTATTGGAGATTTTCTTGAAAGAAAAAATTATCAGTCGATTGTCAATATGATGAGACATGTAAAAGACTTCAATTTAATTATTTCCGGGAACAATGATAAAAAATACGGTGACAAAATAAAGCAGTTAATTGCTGATAACGGATTAACGAAGCGAGTATTTTTGACTGGAAAAGTAAGCGAAGAAGGCAAACAGTTTTTTATGAAAAATTGTACTGCATTTCTTTTCCCTTCAATTAGAGAAGGTTTTGGACTTCCGCCAATTGAAGCAATGAGTTTTGGAAAACCTACTTTTTTATCAAATAAAACATCTTTGCCTGAAATTGGAGGTGAAGCATCAATTTATTGGGATAATTTTGATCCTGAATACATGACGAATGTTTTAATTGAAGGGTTGCATGATTATGAAACCAATAAAACTGAAAGAGAAGCAATCATAAAAAAACGAGCAGCCGACTTTGATTGGAAAAGAACAGCTGCTGATTATTTTGATGTTTATAGATCTATTTTAGAGTAA
- a CDS encoding glycosyltransferase family 2 protein: MNTTEKQKLSVLIITFNEERYIKSLLEDVDFADEIIVVDSYSTDSTIKIVQSFPNVTLIEKKFVDYTSQRNFAIDQAKNDWILFIDADERLTPELKTEIISTIHNKDAVSAYLVYRIFMFKNSKLRFSGWQTDKIFRLFNKTYCRYTEDRMVHEKLIVNGKIGILKNKIIHFSYTSYQEYKLKMYKYGILKANEKVKKGQKPVRILLIFHPLYTFLYQYLIRLGFLDGINGIIICYLNAYSIYIRYKEFFRLTSSKI; the protein is encoded by the coding sequence ATGAATACTACTGAAAAACAAAAGCTGTCGGTTTTAATTATTACTTTTAATGAAGAGCGATACATAAAATCCCTGCTCGAAGATGTTGATTTTGCTGATGAAATCATCGTTGTTGATTCTTACAGTACCGATTCTACAATTAAAATAGTGCAATCTTTTCCAAATGTTACTTTAATTGAAAAGAAATTTGTTGACTATACTTCTCAAAGAAATTTTGCAATAGATCAGGCAAAAAACGATTGGATATTATTTATTGATGCCGATGAACGTTTAACTCCAGAACTGAAAACTGAAATTATTTCGACAATACACAATAAAGATGCTGTAAGTGCTTATCTGGTTTACAGAATTTTTATGTTTAAAAACAGTAAATTACGTTTTAGCGGCTGGCAGACTGATAAGATTTTCAGGCTTTTTAATAAAACTTACTGCAGGTACACCGAAGACAGAATGGTACATGAAAAGCTTATCGTAAACGGAAAAATAGGTATCTTAAAAAATAAAATCATTCACTTTTCTTATACTTCATATCAGGAATATAAACTGAAAATGTATAAGTATGGTATTTTAAAGGCGAATGAAAAAGTAAAAAAAGGACAAAAACCAGTTCGAATATTACTGATTTTTCATCCTCTTTATACATTTTTATATCAATATTTAATAAGACTTGGTTTTTTAGACGGCATAAATGGAATTATAATATGCTACCTAAATGCTTACAGCATTTATATTCGTTACAAAGAATTTTTCCGTCTTACTTCTTCCAAAATTTAA